Proteins encoded by one window of Xiphias gladius isolate SHS-SW01 ecotype Sanya breed wild chromosome 15, ASM1685928v1, whole genome shotgun sequence:
- the LOC120800574 gene encoding galactosylceramide sulfotransferase-like, with the protein MLQNQQRQWWQLMVKRVTVACVLISMSLLYCLSTLQINFSTPELPVPHSCVPQPDQHSNQSNTNGSQQDNNICVPKVDIMFMKTHKTASSTVLNILLRFGEKHKLKFAFPNSRNDFFYPSPFQHTHVRGHKSGMCFNIMCNHMRFNAPEVAKVLPRDTLYITILRNPADLFESSFHYFGHIVPLTWSIPGEDKMAGFLRDPNLYFSPNGFNSFYLKNLLFFDFGQDNTLDPDDPRVEESIRFIAERFHLVMLMEHFEESLILLKDTLCWQMDDLLFFKLNSRKESTVSNLSPELRAKALQWNGIDWKLYKHFNQTFWDNVEAYGRERMAEDVAELRRRNAEMVEICIEGGHSVESGSIHEEAMQPWQPIGEKSIVGYNLNKNIDKAYQELCRKMLTPEMQYLTDLGVNLWLTKLWRYVRNIINW; encoded by the exons ATGCTCCAAAATCAACAGAGGCAGTGGTGGCAGCTCATGGTCAAACGCGTCACTGTGGCTTGCGTCCTCATCAGTATGAGTCTGCTCTACTGTCTTTCTACACTGCAGATCAACTTCAGTACACCAGA GCTTCCAGTGCCTCACTCCTGTGTTCCCCAACCAGACCAGCACAGCAACCAGTCAAACACAAATGGCTCACAGCAAGACAATAACATCTGTGTTCCTAAAGTGGACATCATGTTTATGAAGACCCATAAAACTGCAAGCAGCACTGTCCTCAACATCCTGCTCCGCTTTGGAGAGAAGCACAAACTCAAGTTTGCCTTCCCCAACAGCCGAAACGATTTCTTCTACCCCTCACCTTTTCAGCACACGCACGTTCGAGGCCACAAATCTGGAATGTGTTTTAACATCATGTGCAACCACATGCGTTTCAATGCACCTGAGGTGGCCAAAGTGCTGCCTAGAGACACTTTATACATCACGATTCTGCGAAATCCTGCAGATCTCTTTGAGTCGTCCTTCCATTATTTTGGTCACATTGTTCCTCTCACCTGGAGTATACCAGGTGAAGATAAGATGGCCGGGTTCCTGCGGGATCCCAACCTCTACTTCAGCCCAAATGGATTTAACTCCTTCTACCTGAAGAACCTGCTCTTCTTTGACTTTGGGCAGGACAACACCCTGGATCCAGATGACCCCCGTGTAGAGGAGAGCATCAGGTTCATTGCTGAGCGTTTTCACTTGGTCATGCTAATGGAGCACTTTGAGGAATCACTCATCCTGCTCAAGGACACCCTCTGCTGGCAGATGGATGACCTCCTCTTCTTCAAGCTCAACTCACGTAAGGAATCCACTGTATCTAATCTGAGCCCAGAACTGAGGGCAAAGGCCTTGCAGTGGAACGGCATTGACTGGAAgctttacaaacattttaaccAGACCTTCTGGGACAACGTGGAGGCTTATGGAAGAGAGCGTATGGCAGAGGATGTCGCAGAGCTCAGGAGGAGGAATGCAGAGATGGTGGAGATCTGCATCGAGGGAGGTCACTCTGTCGAATCTGGAAGCATTCATGAGGAGGCCATGCAGCCATGGCAGCCCATCGGAGAAAAGTCTATCGTGGGATACaacttgaataaaaatatagacaAAGCCTATCAGGAGTTGTGCCGAAAGATGTTAACCCCAGAAATGCAATATCTGACAGACTTGGGGGTTAACCTGTGGCTCACTAAGCTGTGGCGATATGTGAGGAATATTATTAACTGGTGA